The following nucleotide sequence is from Streptomyces leeuwenhoekii.
ATCGCCGTCCAGTTGCACGGCGAGCCACTGCCCGGGTTCGTGGAGGCGCTGCGGGCGGGCGGCGCCGAGGTCGTCGGGGTGCCGGTCTACCGGTGGCTGCCGCCGGAGGACCTCGGCCCCGTCGACCGGCTGCTGGACGCCGCCGTCTCCCGCGGCGTGGACGCCCTGACCTTCACCAGCGCGCCCGCCGCCGCGTCCCTGCTGAACCGCGCCGAGCAGCGCGGCCTGCTGCCCGCGCTGCTCACCGCCCTCGGCCACGACGTCCTGCCGGCCTGCGTCGGCCCGGTCACCGCGCTGCCGCTCCAGGCGCGCGGCGTGGACACCGTCCAGCCCGAGCGCTTCCGCCTCGGCCCGCTCGTCCAACTGCTGTGCCAGGAACTCCCGGCCCGCGCGCGGGCGTTGCCCATCGCCGGGCACCGGATGGAGATCCGCGGGCACGCCGTGCTGGTCGACGACGAGCTCAGGCCCGTACCCCCCGCGGGGATGGCGCTGCTGCGGACCCTGTCCCGGCGGCCCGGCTGGGTCGTGCCCCGCGCGGAGCTGCTGCGGGCGCTGCCCGGCGCCGGGCGCGACGAGCACGCGGTGGAGACGGCGATGGCCCGGCTGCGCACGGCCCTCGGGGCACCGAAACTGATCCAGACCGTCGTCAAGCGCGGCTACCGGCTGGCGCTGGACCCGGCCGCCGACGCCAAGTACGCCGACGCCTGAGGCGGACGCACCGGCCGCGCGAGAGGGGTTACCCGCTCCGGAGCGGGCAGGCACTGTAGAGGGAGCGGTTCGGTTCCCCGGCTCCCGCTGCCCTTCCTTGCCGGCTCCTCACCGGGGCGACCTTTAGGCGGTGACAGGCACATGGCACTGGGTTCGGCCACGGCCCCCTACGAACTGCGGTTCGACACCGGGCGGATCTGCCTGGACCTCCTCGCCACCGCCCACCCCACCGAACGGCTCGGCTCCGTCGCGGTCCTGCGCGCCTGGATCGCCGGCTCCGGACTGGTCCCGCCCGGCACCTCCCTGGCCCACGCCGACCCCTCCTGGCCGGCCGCCTTCCGCGAACTGCGGGCGCAGCTCGGCCCGTTGCTGCGCGGCCGGGCCGCACCCGGCACCGAGCCCCACGACCGCGCCCTCGCCCGCGTGAACGACACCGCCCGCGCCGCGCCCCCCGCCCCCCGCGCGGTCCGCGGCGACGACGGCACCCTGATCCGGCAGCTGGCGCAGCCGCCCGAGCCGGCCGCGCTGCTCGGCGCGATCGCCCGGGACGCCGTGGACCTGCTCACCGACCCGGTCGCGCGGGCGGGCCTGCGGCAGTGCGAGGGCGACAACTGCCCCATCGTCTACCTGGACACCTCCCGGGGCCGCCGCAGGCGCTGGTGCTCCAGCGAGATCTGCGGCAACCGCGAACGCGTCGCCCGCCACCGCCGCCGCGTCGCCCTCGCCCGGGCCTAGGGTCTTTTCCTCTGGATCGGGCCGGTGCAGGTCGGGTCAGATCGGTTAGGGCCGGTTCGGGCCGGTTCAGTCCGAATCCAGTTCGGGTCGGACCAGGCCGGACCAGGCCGGACCAGGCCGGACTAGGCTGGATCAGGTCGAACTATTCCGGACCGGGCCGTAGATCGGACTGGTCTGGGTCTGGGCCATATCGGTCCGGTCCGGTCCGGTCCGGTCCGGACCGGACCGGATCAGGACCGGATCAGGACCGGTGCCGGACCCCGCGGGCCCCGCACGATCCGAGCGACAGGCCCCGGCGGACCAGTCTTCCCCGGGTGGGCGCGAGGGGCGCGCCGGGTGCCGCGCCCGCGGACGGCCGGGCGCGGCGGCGCCGCCCGCGCCCCGGTCGGCCGGCCGCCGCCGCGCGGTCCCGCCCGCCGGCGGGAAGCGACCCGTAGGGGACCGCGCGTAGCCTCCACCGGCTCCCTTCGCGTACGGTTGACGGCTGCCCAGCACGTCAGAAGGGGGCCCGGTGGCCGCACAGGCGCAACAGGAATCGGCGGTCGACTCGGTACCGGACGGTCACGACTCCGTCCGCGAACGAGAGATCCGTATCGAACAGGAACACCTGGACCGGGTGTACCACCGCCTCGAGGAGAAGATCCACGAGGCCGAGTTCCTGATGAACGACGCGGCCCGGCGCGGCCAGGTCGGCACACCCGGCGCGCTCGCCGAACGCGACGCGCAGGTCTTCCGCGCGGGCATCCACCTCAACCGCCTGCACAGCGAGTACGAGGACTTCCTCTTCGGCCGGATCGACCTGCTGCTCGGCAAGGACGGCAAGAAGGGCCCCGACGGGGCGTACACCGCCGTGGAGCCGGCCGAGGGGGCCGTGCGCGAGGACGGCACGGCGGACATCGCCGAGACCCTCCACATCGGCCGCATGGGCGTCCTGGACGAGGACTACACCCCGCTGGTCATCGACTGGCGGGCCCCCGCCGCCGCCCCCTTCTACCGCTCCACCCCGGTCGACCCCGGACGGGTGGTGCGCCGCCGTGTCATCCGCTCCAAGGGGCGGCGGGTCCTCGGTGTCGAGGACGACCTGATGCGCCCCGAGCTGACGGCGCGCCTGGACGGCCGGGAGCTGGCCGTCATCGGCGACGGCGCGCTGATGGCCGCCCTCGGCCGGTCCCGCGGCCACACCATGCGGGACATCGTCGCCTCCATCCAGGCCGAGCAGGACCTGGTCATCCGCGCCCCCGCCGCCTCCGTGACCTACGTCGAGGGCGGCCCCGGCACCGGCAAGACAGCCGTCGCCCTGCACCGCGCGGCCTACCTGCTCTACCAGGACCGGCGCCGCTACGCGGGCGGCATCCTGATCGTCTCCCCGACCCCTCTCCTGGTCGCCTACACCGAGGGCGTGCTGCCTTCCCTCGGCGAGGAGGGCCAGGTCGCCATCCGCGCCATGGGCTCCCTGGTGGACGGGGCGGAGGCGACGCTGTACGACTCCCCGTCCGTGGCCCGCGCCAAGGGCTCCTCCCGCATGCTGAAGGTGCTGCGCAGGGCCGCGCGCGGCGCCCTGGAGCGGAACGGTTCGCCGGACCGGCTGCGCGTCGTCGCCTTCGGCCGCCGGCTCGAACTGGA
It contains:
- a CDS encoding uroporphyrinogen-III synthase, whose translation is MDDEQQRPDHGPLAGFTVGVTAARRADELGALLQRRGAAVLHAPALRIVPLADDSELLAATKQLIDQAPDVVVATTAIGFRGWVEAADGWGLGEALLDRLRSVELLARGPKVKGAVRAAGLTEQWSPSSESMAEVLDRLLEEGVDGRRIAVQLHGEPLPGFVEALRAGGAEVVGVPVYRWLPPEDLGPVDRLLDAAVSRGVDALTFTSAPAAASLLNRAEQRGLLPALLTALGHDVLPACVGPVTALPLQARGVDTVQPERFRLGPLVQLLCQELPARARALPIAGHRMEIRGHAVLVDDELRPVPPAGMALLRTLSRRPGWVVPRAELLRALPGAGRDEHAVETAMARLRTALGAPKLIQTVVKRGYRLALDPAADAKYADA
- a CDS encoding CGNR zinc finger domain-containing protein, which encodes MALGSATAPYELRFDTGRICLDLLATAHPTERLGSVAVLRAWIAGSGLVPPGTSLAHADPSWPAAFRELRAQLGPLLRGRAAPGTEPHDRALARVNDTARAAPPAPRAVRGDDGTLIRQLAQPPEPAALLGAIARDAVDLLTDPVARAGLRQCEGDNCPIVYLDTSRGRRRRWCSSEICGNRERVARHRRRVALARA